One stretch of Psilocybe cubensis strain MGC-MH-2018 chromosome 6, whole genome shotgun sequence DNA includes these proteins:
- a CDS encoding Kinesin-related protein 11, with protein MSRNGTVPSTPSRANRTTPFTPKRSLSVLSTSSSTSSTSTTTDQQLNARLSRANQPVLLNSTHKKYKATLSVESRSKTLRPKTPLNPVPGTPTKKDGTHSRPRTPVTPRSRSGAESPMLSPSKSEMDVSNVDPEQVLVDSQTVEPGDVSGEIDEAWLKAAELNHGKQDKVMVSIRIRPTDSDSAWIPNQNTNSLKLDPNFAKHATTTSSSLSSSFNFDAVLTGSANKPVYTTVARSHVQAAMEGYNAVIFAYGQTASGKTFTLSGDETEPGIIPRAMRDVFGFIKRTPEREYLLRCSYLEIYNETVVDLLAPPMMAKSNPVQIQGGAGGDVILTPLREEVVTSLKGVKDVLKRGEGNRRTACTDWNERSSRSHSVFRLVVESRERGASGSSDDDDEDEPSTPASAMNGRQTPGFAGRQTPGLGGRQTPGPNGRHTPGLGGPRLQARGGRSVQTSVLSLIDLAGSEKATSDKERTREGKYINTSLLTLGTVIGTLADNAAKNKADHVPYRNSKLTRMLQPSLSGNARISVICTINPDAGAISESMSTLLFAKRIKNVQLNAKKKEVVDTDALIERYRKEIEELKARLAEREAEVPARSRRLSAREQIDESRAMRDLNGRIQQLTKLILTSATVEETKVDDDDERAASPVKIDFDMSPYQLQQELLAARLQIESQANQILSLEASLLARPPLPADASENEKDKLIAEQTKTIRELEIVVRGYEENLGEPLRKVKEDVEKEWMEKLEEEQRKTEKSEKWAEELVKALEKEKKARQTLEEERRALATFVTRFDSLGLGQTIPPTKLKMPTHGGAMATYNERRQSRSFSARLPRISDVTVMRDMTGNTESSPMRLDRAGARSQPSLFDQDMLEELGGAADVSFDELEVERHLLDTSIYIAQPLSSNVAEKLGHGVDKTALVRPRDVFGDKENILP; from the exons ATGAGCCGCAATGGAACGGTTCCCAGCACACCTTCCAGGGCAAATCGTACGACACCCTTCACGCCCAAACGATCCTTGTCTGTGCTGTCGACTTCATCGTCGACAAGTTCAACTAGCACCACTACAGACCAGCAGTTGAATGCTCGACTTTCTCGCGCCAATCAACCAGTTCTGCTCAATTCTACTCACAAGAAGTACAAAGCCACATTATCAGTTGAATCGCGATCGAAGACTCTCAGGCCGAAGACACCATTGAATCCAGTCCCTGGGACGCCGACGAAGAAAGATGGTACACATAGTAGACCAAGGACACCAGTTACACCCAGAAGCAGAAGTGGAGCTGAAAGTCCAATGCTATCTCCATCGAAGAGCGAGATGGATGTTAGTAATGTCGATCCTGAACAAGTTCTCGTCGATTCGCAGACCGTAGAGCCAGGTGATGTGAGTGGAGAGATTGACGAAGCATGGCTGAAAGCGGCGGAACTCAACCACGGAAAACAAGATAAAGTTATGGTATCCATCAG aATACGTCCGACAGATTCAGACTCTGCTTGGATCCCCAATCAAAATACCAACTCACTAAAGCTTGATCCCAATTTTGCGAAAcacgccaccaccacctcatcTTCGTTATCTTCATCCTTTAACTTTGATGCCGTACTTACCGGGTCAGCGAACAAGCCCGTTTACACCACCGTTGCAAGATCTCATGTTCAAGCTGCGATGGAGGGGTACAATGCAGTTATATTTGCCTATGGACAAACAGCATCTGGAAAAACTTTCACGCTCTCCGGAGACGAAACTGAGCCTGGTATCATCCCCCGCGCCATGCGCGATGTGTTCGGGTTCATCAAGAGGACGCCAGAGAGGGAATACCTCCTTCGATGCAGTTATCTTGAGATATACAACGAAACAGTCGTCGATCTCCTGGCCCCACCAATGATGGCCAAGTCTAATCcagttcaaattcaaggtggAGCCGGAGGAGATGTTATTCTTACTCCTCTAAGAGAGGAAGTCGTCACGAGTTTGAAAGGTGTCAAAGACGTTCTAAAACGAGGAGAGGGGAATAGGCGGACTGCGTGTACGGATTGGAACGAGCGATCTAGTCGGAGTCACAGTGTATTTCGTCTGGTTGTGGAGAGTCGTGAACGGGGGGCGTCAGGGTCGtcagacgacgatgatgaggatgagccTAGTACGCCCGCGTCCGCGATGAACGGCAGACAGACTCCAGGCTTTGCTGGGCGACAGACTCCAGGTCTTGGCGGCAGACAAACCCCAGGACCTAACGGCAGGCATACACCTGGATTAGGTGGACCCAGGCTTCAGGCAAGAGGCGGGCGGTCGGTTCAAACATCTGTGCTG AGTCTTATTGATTTGGCTGGTTCGGAGAAAGCTACTTCTGACAAGGAAAGAACTAGAGAAGGAAAGTACATTAATACGAG CTTACTCACATTGGGCACTGTCATTGGCACTTTGGCTGACAATGCAGCGAAGAACAAGGCGGATCACGTACCATACCGAAATTCGAAGCTGACGCGTATGTTGCAACCGTCACTGTCAGGAAATGCACGAATTAGCGTTATTTGCACCATTAATCCTGATGCCGGGGCCATTTCCGAAAGCATGAGTACACTGCTTTTTGCAAAGAGAATCAAGAACGTACAG CTGAATgccaagaagaaagaggtagTTGACACCGACGCCCTGATCGAACGCTATCGTAAGGAGATTGAAGAGCTGAAGGCTCGTCTTGCTGAACGCGAGGCTGAGGTGCCAGCACGTTCTCGACGACTGTCCGCTCGTGAA CAAATTGATGAATCCCGTGCTATGCGCGACCTGAATGGAAGAATCCAGCAACTAACGAAGCTCATCCTGACGAGTGCGACTGTGGAAGAGACCAaggtggatgatgatgatgagcgGGCCGCCAGTCCGGTCAAGATCGACTTTGACATGTCGCCGTATCAGCTTCAGCAGGAACTACTTGCCGCGCGTTTACAGATCGAATCCCAGGCCAACCAGATATTGTCACTGGAAGCATCGCTCCTTGCGCGACCCCCGTTACCCGCGGACGCATCGGAGAACGAGAAGGACAAGTTAATCGCGGAACAAACGAAGACAATACGTGAGCTTGAGATTGTGGTTCGCGGGTATGAGGAAAATCTAGGTGAACCTTTGAGGAAAGTTAAAGAGGATGTCGAGAAGGAATGGATGGAAAAACTCGAGGAAGAGCAGAGAAAGACTGAGAAAAGCGAAAAATGGGCTGAAGAGCTTGTTAAAGCcctggagaaagaaaagaag GCCAGGCAAACTTTAGAAGAAGAACGGCGCGCGCTGGCCACCTTTGTGACACGCTTTGATTCGCTGGGTCTCGGACAAACCATTCCTCCTACAAAACTGAAAATGCCCACACATGGAGGCGCGATGGCGACTTACAACGAGCGGCGGCAATCACGATCGTTTTCTGCGCGCCTGCCGCGGATTTCGGATGTCACCGTTATGCGCGACATGACCGGTAACACCGAGTCGAGCCCAATGCGCCTTGACCGCGCTGGCGCGCGTTCGCAGCCGAGTTTGTTTGATCAGGATATGCTGGAGGAATTAGGCGGGGCGGCTGATGTGAGCTTTGATGAGTTGGAGGTGGAAAGACATCTCCTAGACACTTCGATATACATCGCACAGCCCCTATCTTCCAATGTCGCGGAGAAACTGGGCCACGGAGTTGATAAGACTGCCTTGGTGAGGCCACGAGACGTATTTGGGGATAAGGAAAACATTCTCCCGTAG
- a CDS encoding Putative glutathione-dependent formaldehyde-activating enzyme: MPVQLKGSCHCGAVRFSLESSTPVPYQLCLCSICRKVGGVGGSINLGGHSKSLQVEGKENISVYKAVMNRDTPKEKIASSERNFCKKCSSMLWLYDESWPDLIHPFASAIDSPELESPETLTCIKLDSKPKYVRLPEGDKEVYDAYGPDSIEGWHKKHHVFKG, from the exons ATGCCCGTACAATTAAAAGGAAGCTGCCATTGCGGCGCAGTAAGGTTTAGCCTCGAATCCAGCACCCCCGTTCCTTACCAG CTTTGCCTCTGCTCGATTTGCCGCAAAGTGGGTGGTGTCGGAGGCTCTATCAATTTGGGTGGACACAGCAAGAGCCTGCAAGtggaagggaaggaaaaCATAAG CGTTTATAAAGCAGTCATGAATCGAGATACACCCAAAGAAAAGATCGCATCGTCCGAAAGGAACTTTTGCAAAAAATGCTCTTCTATGCTCTGGCTCTACGACGAATCTTG GCCTGATTTAATTCACCCTTTTGCGTCTGCCATTGACTCGCCTGAGCTTGAATCTCCAGAGACGTTG ACCTGCATCAAACTTGATTCTAAGCCCAAATATGTTCGCCTGCCCGAAGGTGACAAAGAAGTATACGATGCATATGGCCCCGACTCCATCGAGGGATGGCACAAGAAGCACCATGTTTTCAAAGGATAA
- a CDS encoding Zinc finger protein klf1, which produces MPHLPLTETTIKNSIDLKANGEVSRMRSHKGNMPSLPQTKYCALCPAKFTRTTHLNRHLRSHTNERAHRCNICNAEFTRSDLLTRHKRTCGDSNVNRSRRKSCQACAESKVKCNLQQPCSKCSSRGRECVFINDPEASRNRKIAKKAGKPAPSVVSSEGDFSESTTSLDSLGPSSPSSTFSFGSHGQQDNLSYLVSPPPTGQLLPGSSFGLQTSDCSSSACSSSACSSRSSPQLDYFDGRKLSNSFNMSFEALELEADYNNDYFPNTVDPFVEDGYSPCVPRVQTETDLSGWFETNRTSAVYGNSDPSLYSQSHCLPTNMDFVNNSANLNPASSGKSPFLRHTFSTIPQASQTTPSPFAHSSAQTDPTTEELNQYLFLFFSEFNHQIPLCHHPSWRMETVPPLLLSAMQACGALFAKTPTSIEYIGKVLTTSRDTLIMEYSKPTCTLKDHMNLILTVVLLQSIGLIQCRPDQRALSKVYHEILVMMIRKSGLIKLTQSWPPPEFSNPQYLENSWRDWARYETFKRALLLAYVQDCVHGVYYSGQPALTNSELDINLPADDDLWRAQTAQDWYQLQTMPSNYGIGSARILGMSLQMSLAALKEQAPAAFPYTVNPFSAFILIHSILRDVFLPPQTPRPIPTNGASDPDAVDTLTIQCALHNWHQIWSSNHEALRLEQHNPDNAFVHNASPFYWLARLAQGAKHNGSFVVRALSTKTDVEDRYRMVKAWIHQIHSSIRHGSQTSPHLTSPHAHSRHGSFSHAS; this is translated from the exons ATGCCACACTTGCCCTTGACCGAAACTACGATTAAAAACAGTATCGACTTGAAAGCGAATGGCGAAGTCAGTAGAATGCGAAGTCATAAAG GTAACATGCCTTCACTACCGCAAACCAAATATTGCGCGTTGTGCCCTGCCAAATTCACGCGAACAACGCATCTTAATAGACACCTTCGTTCAC ACACCAACGAACGTGCACATCGGTGCAAT ATATGCAATGCCGAGTTTACTCGTAGCGATTTATTAACGCGACATAAGCGAACCTGTGGGGACTC AAATGTGAATCGATCCAGAAGAAAGTCGTGTCAG GCATGCGCAGAGTCCAAAGTTAAATGCAATCTCCAGCAACCTTGTTCCAAATGCTCGTCGCGAGGCAGGGAATGCGTATTCATCAACGATCCCGAGGCATCCCGCAATAGAAAAATCGCCAAAAAGGCGGGCAAACCCGCCCCATCCGTGGTATCCAGTGAAGGCGACTTCTCGGAATCAACGACAAGCTTGGACTCTCTGGGACCATCCAGTCCATCCTCGACGTTTTCCTTTGGCTCACATGGCCAACAAGATAACCTTTCGTATCTTGTTTCTCCGCCTCCTACAGGCCAATTACTACCGGGATCTTCATTTGGTCTCCAGACTTCTGattgttcttcttctgcttgtTCTTCATCTGCCTGCTCTTCTCGGTCATCTCCGCAACTGGACTACTTCGATGGTCGCAAGCTTTCCAACTCATTCAATATGAGTTTCGAGGCGCTGGAACTCGAAGCAGACTACAACAACGACTACTTCCCAAACACGGTCGACCCGTTCGTGGAGGACGGCTATTCCCCGTGTGTCCCTCGAGTCCAAACCGAAACAGATCTGTCAGGTTGGTTCGAAACAAACCGGACTAGTGCCGTATACGGCAATAGCGACCCGTCCCTGTACTCGCAGTCGCATTGTCTACCGACAAATATGGACTTTGTCAATAACTCCGCGAACCTGAATCCTGCCTCATCTGGAAAATCGCCCTTTTTGAGACATACTTTCTCCACAATTCCACAAGCAAGTCAAACCACGCCCTCTCCCTTTGCTCATTCCTCGGCGCAAACGGATCCGACCACCGAGGAGTTGAACCAGTACC tcttcctctttttctcagAGTTCAATCACCAGATTCCGCTCTGCCACCACCCATCATGGAGAATGGAGACAGTCCCTCCTCTTCTGTTGAGCGCAATGCAAGCTTGCGGCGCCTTGTTTGCCAAAACTCCTACATCAATTGAATACATTGGCAAAGTTCTAACTACGTCGCGGGATACGCTAATCATGGAATAT TCGAAGCCAACTTGCACTCTCAAAGATCATATGAATCTAATCTTAACTGTGGTTCTTCTGCAGTCGATTGGGTTAATTCAGTGCCGGCCGGACCAACGGGCGCTGTCCAAAGTTTACCACGAGATTCTCGTTATG ATGATTCGAAAGTCCGGCTTGATCAAACTCACCCAATCCTGGCCTCCTCCTGAGTTCTCCAATCCGCAGTATCTGGAAAATTCTTGGAGAGACTGGGCCAGGTACGAGACGTTCAAACG AGCACTCCTCTTGGCTTATGTCCAGGACTGCGTACACGGAGTGTACTACTCGGGCCAACCTGCACTTACAAACTCTGAGCTGGATATCAATCTTCCGGCGGATGATGATCTCTGGAGGGCGCAGACCGCACAAGATTGGTACCAACTTCAAACCATGCCTTCTAATTACGGAATAGGGAGCGCCCGCATTCTCGGCATGAGCTTGCAGATGTCGCTCGCTGCCCTCAAGGAACAGGCCCCAGCAGCCTTCCCTTACACTGTCAACCCATTCTCTGCATTTATTCTTATACACAGCATTTTGAGGGACGTGTTTCTGCCGCCTCAGACCCCTAGGCCCATACCAACGAATGGCGCCAGTGATCCGGATGCAGTCGATACGCTTACTATCCAGTGTGCGCTCCACAATTGGCATCAAATATGGTCTAGCAACCATGAAGCTCTACGTCTAGAGCAACACAATCCTGACAATGCCTTCGTGCACAATGCATCACCTTTCTACTGGTTGGCGAGGTTAGCACAAGGCGCGAAACACAACGGATCCTTTGTCGTCAGGGCGTTAAGCACCAAGACCGACGTGGAAGATCGTTATCGGATGGTCAAGGCTTGGATACACCAAATACACTCCAGCATTCGACATGGATCACAAACATCTCCACATCTGACTTCCCCTCACGCGCACTCTCGGCACGGTTCTTTTTCTCATGCTTCATAG